The genomic interval GTTCAGCACATTCTGAAAATCCGTCAGTCCCGAAGTATACAGTTCTCTCACCAGCTCAACCGATTTTTCCGCCGATTCCGCCGCCACTTCCAAAGACTCGATCCGGTCTTTTTCATAGGCATAGGCCGACATGTTATCTTCGACCTCTTCCAGTGCCAGCAGCAACGTCTGCTCATACGTGTGCAGCGCCGCACGGGTTCCGGCTTTTTCAGCATCCACCTGACTGCGGATACGACGGCCGTTGAAAATGCTCCATTTCAATTGAGGCCCGAAACTGTAGTAAGTATTCGCTCCACTGAAAAGATCGCCCCCTGAGGATTCCACAGCCAGCGTGCCCGGCAGCGTCAGCGTCGGATACAGCTCCGCCTTAGTCGCTCCGATCAGCGCATGCTGAGCGGCCAGCTCGCGCTCAGCCCGGCGGACATCCGGCCGCTGGCGCAGAAGATCCGCCGGCACACCAGCCATCAGTTCCTCCGGAGGAACAGGAATCGGCTTACGCACCCCCAATTCCTTTTCAAGCGCATAAGGCATTTCGCCCACCAGTACACTGAGTCGGTTGATCGCGACCACCAGTTCCTGCCGCAATGACGGAATTGCTGATTGGGTACGGAAAAAATTCAACTGCGACTGCGACACATCAAGCGCCGGAACAAGTCCGGAGTCAAAACGGTTCCTGGTCAGTTTCAGCGTTTCACCCTGAGCTTTCAGGTTGTTTTCCGCCAAATGAATACGCTCCTGCAACGTACGGACGTTTATATAGTTCTGCGCAATATCAGCATAAAGAACGACGAGAATATCCCGGTAGTTTTCCACCTGCGCCTG from Verrucomicrobia bacterium S94 carries:
- a CDS encoding efflux transporter outer membrane subunit is translated as MKFRWFLYSIAGLALLSGCSSLPSVGPDYEMPEESTPDAWHDAVQDEFKSGKPDLQSWWTAFNDPTLNALIERAATKNYDLKTAAARIEQAAALRGVNAGLWWPEIMAGASASSYQLTRDNTFGGAVDRKGELYDASLSMAWELDLWGRVRRSVESADASLQAQVENYRDILVVLYADIAQNYINVRTLQERIHLAENNLKAQGETLKLTRNRFDSGLVPALDVSQSQLNFFRTQSAIPSLRQELVVAINRLSVLVGEMPYALEKELGVRKPIPVPPEELMAGVPADLLRQRPDVRRAERELAAQHALIGATKAELYPTLTLPGTLAVESSGGDLFSGANTYYSFGPQLKWSIFNGRRIRSQVDAEKAGTRAALHTYEQTLLLALEEVEDNMSAYAYEKDRIESLEVAAESAEKSVELVRELYTSGLTDFQNVLNMEQALLEQQDQLALSRGMVSSYLVGVYKSLGGGWALPDEAAE